The segment GTCACTGGCACCATCGCCAAGGTGCTGTTCGCGATCTTCCTGATCCTGTTCCTGATCGCCCTGCTGGCGTTGATCGGCGTGTTCCACATCCTCTGAGGCGAATACCCCGGGTCCCTGCAGTCCCGTGGCAC is part of the Dyella thiooxydans genome and harbors:
- a CDS encoding DUF1328 domain-containing protein, which encodes MLKWAIIFAVISLITGLMGFRGVAGVTGTIAKVLFAIFLILFLIALLALIGVFHIL